In Phyllopteryx taeniolatus isolate TA_2022b chromosome 13, UOR_Ptae_1.2, whole genome shotgun sequence, the following are encoded in one genomic region:
- the LOC133487681 gene encoding uncharacterized protein LOC133487681 isoform X1 — translation MQSKGATFRHFKPLSAYARVAISEESLHKFPEPFINFHIEIFNNGATKRKWDDSDQESHDEMPAKKAFGPKVSTPDEGCFLSYCSPPAGQQSPFVHSQPSLFAKTLPIKVKSHEACKSAPEPCRSLAGTNSCLFEYELFHHQPVFDSDVDELLCLNPSYGHKGADPHVKDDVDKGYLSMCLARSLQSPPACRLILKMAEYTIHPPSKVSHSIPSPDPAVGGLSLESFEGDAKEVWNIGPPVLESSVCGEEESGSGNQKGEEVQPSETKPFSNYDTSLEVQVQSVVHVVGQPTFSSTQAAPRGKYLIKKQLSTSTPSTSKDSIHSRRQVVLNTEEDWEREKRMYVQSVHRHISEASDAAQDAVSELWGLMTHVGHDSSGRPWQHPSDLTCRNYKAHLRNPEMKMSLHEWQAKNMGTHKRFEKVQKVFERSPVP, via the exons atgcagtCCAAGGGCGCCACCTTCAGACACTTCAAACCTTTGTCAGCATATGCAAGGGTGGCAATTTCTGAAGAGAGCCTGCACAAGTTTCCGGAGCCATTTATTAATTTTCATATTGAGATTTTCAACAATGGTGCAACCAAGCGGAAATGGGATGATTCCGATCAGGAAAGCCATGATGAGATGCCAGCAAAGAAAGCGTTCGGTCCAAAGGTGTCAACGCCAGACGAAGGCTGTTTCCTGTCCTACTGTAGCCCTCCAGCGGGACAACAATCCCCTTTCGTCCACTCTCAGCCCTCACTGTTTGCTAAAACGCTGCCCATCAAAGTCAAAAGTCATGAGGCATGCAAGTCTGCCCCGGAGCCATGCAGGAGTCTCGCCGGGACGAATTCATGTTTGTTCGAGTATGAGCTCTTTCATCATCAGCCTGTCTTTGACTCTGATGTGGATGAGCTCTTGTGCCTCAATCCCTCTTACGGCCATAAAGGTGCTGATCCTCATGTAAAAGATGATGTGGATAAGGGTTATTTGTCCATGTGCCTCGCACGCTCACTCCAGTCCCCACCTGCCTGTCGTCTAATTCTAAAGATGGCCGAGTACACGATCCATCCTCCATCCAAAGTTTCTCACTCAATTCCAAGTCCGGACCCTGCTGTGGGCGGGTTGTCATTGGAATCTTTTGAGGGCGATGCGAAGGAGGTGTGGAATATCGGTCCCCCCGTTCTCGAATCGTCAGTGTGCGGAGAGGAGGAGAGCGGTAGTGGGAACCAAAAGGGAGAGGAAGTGCAGCCAAGTGAGACAAAACCTTTCTCTAATTATGACACCAGCTTGGAGGTTCAG gtgcagTCGGTTGTGCATGTTGTCGGTCAGCCCACTTTCAGCAGTACACAAGCTGCACCTCGTGGAAAATATCTCATCAAGAAGCAGTTGTCCACATCAACACCCAGTACCAGTAAAGACTCCATCCATTCCAGGAG GCAGGTGGTGTTAAACACTGAGGAGGATTGGGAGCGAGAGAAAAGGATGTACGTCCAGTCAGTTCACAGACACATCAGTGAGGCTTCAGATGCTGCGCAAG ATGCTGTTAGCGAGCTGTGGGGTCTCATGACGCATGTCGGGCACGATTCCTCTGGAAGACCATGGCAACATCCCTCGGACCTCACGTGCAG GAACTACAAGGCACACTTAAGGAACcctgaaatgaaaatgtccCTCCACGAATGGCAGGCCAAGAACATGGGAACTCACAAGCGCTTTGAAAAAGTGCAGAAAGTCTTCGAAAGAAGTCCAGTTCCCTAA
- the LOC133487681 gene encoding uncharacterized protein LOC133487681 isoform X2 — protein MQGWQFLKRACTSFRSHLLIFILRFSTMVQPSGNGMIPIRKAMMRCQQRKRSVQRCQRQTKAVSCPTVALQRDNNPLSSTLSPHCLLKRCPSKSKVMRHASLPRSHAGVSPGRIHVCSSMSSFIISLSLTLMWMSSCASIPLTAIKMAEYTIHPPSKVSHSIPSPDPAVGGLSLESFEGDAKEVWNIGPPVLESSVCGEEESGSGNQKGEEVQPSETKPFSNYDTSLEVQVQSVVHVVGQPTFSSTQAAPRGKYLIKKQLSTSTPSTSKDSIHSRRQVVLNTEEDWEREKRMYVQSVHRHISEASDAAQDAVSELWGLMTHVGHDSSGRPWQHPSDLTCRNYKAHLRNPEMKMSLHEWQAKNMGTHKRFEKVQKVFERSPVP, from the exons ATGCAAGGGTGGCAATTTCTGAAGAGAGCCTGCACAAGTTTCCGGAGCCATTTATTAATTTTCATATTGAGATTTTCAACAATGGTGCAACCAAGCGGAAATGGGATGATTCCGATCAGGAAAGCCATGATGAGATGCCAGCAAAGAAAGCGTTCGGTCCAAAGGTGTCAACGCCAGACGAAGGCTGTTTCCTGTCCTACTGTAGCCCTCCAGCGGGACAACAATCCCCTTTCGTCCACTCTCAGCCCTCACTGTTTGCTAAAACGCTGCCCATCAAAGTCAAAAGTCATGAGGCATGCAAGTCTGCCCCGGAGCCATGCAGGAGTCTCGCCGGGACGAATTCATGTTTGTTCGAGTATGAGCTCTTTCATCATCAGCCTGTCTTTGACTCTGATGTGGATGAGCTCTTGTGCCTCAATCCCTCTTACGGCCATAAAG ATGGCCGAGTACACGATCCATCCTCCATCCAAAGTTTCTCACTCAATTCCAAGTCCGGACCCTGCTGTGGGCGGGTTGTCATTGGAATCTTTTGAGGGCGATGCGAAGGAGGTGTGGAATATCGGTCCCCCCGTTCTCGAATCGTCAGTGTGCGGAGAGGAGGAGAGCGGTAGTGGGAACCAAAAGGGAGAGGAAGTGCAGCCAAGTGAGACAAAACCTTTCTCTAATTATGACACCAGCTTGGAGGTTCAG gtgcagTCGGTTGTGCATGTTGTCGGTCAGCCCACTTTCAGCAGTACACAAGCTGCACCTCGTGGAAAATATCTCATCAAGAAGCAGTTGTCCACATCAACACCCAGTACCAGTAAAGACTCCATCCATTCCAGGAG GCAGGTGGTGTTAAACACTGAGGAGGATTGGGAGCGAGAGAAAAGGATGTACGTCCAGTCAGTTCACAGACACATCAGTGAGGCTTCAGATGCTGCGCAAG ATGCTGTTAGCGAGCTGTGGGGTCTCATGACGCATGTCGGGCACGATTCCTCTGGAAGACCATGGCAACATCCCTCGGACCTCACGTGCAG GAACTACAAGGCACACTTAAGGAACcctgaaatgaaaatgtccCTCCACGAATGGCAGGCCAAGAACATGGGAACTCACAAGCGCTTTGAAAAAGTGCAGAAAGTCTTCGAAAGAAGTCCAGTTCCCTAA